The Alkalihalobacillus sp. TS-13 genome includes a window with the following:
- a CDS encoding LacI family DNA-binding transcriptional regulator: MNPTIQDVAKAANVSIATVSRVLNNQPGFSQKTKQRVLQAIEEIGYQPNAIARGLVNRNSGTIGVLFPSVSGLLSSEVLHGIEARANEEGYSVIVCNTAADHEKTLKYIQLLSEKRVDGLVFVSEEVKEEYYKAFQRMGVPVVLVLTQSYKYPLPYVKVDDSHAAYTATNYLIESGHERIGMLSGNPNDLLAGRSRIEGFKRALLEAGLSYSESLVENHISFTYEDGINSLPRLLESHPDITGIFAASDEIAIGAIAAAYKLGVRIPEDVSIIGYDNLKLSEMSIPPLTTIAQPFQRMGEKAIEMVLTIKNNKQAESSVMPHHLVERESVKRIK; the protein is encoded by the coding sequence ATGAATCCAACAATCCAAGATGTAGCAAAAGCAGCAAATGTTTCGATTGCGACTGTATCCAGAGTCCTTAATAATCAACCTGGGTTTTCCCAAAAAACAAAACAGCGGGTCCTGCAGGCGATTGAGGAGATTGGCTATCAACCAAATGCGATTGCCAGAGGGCTTGTCAATCGAAATTCAGGAACAATTGGAGTGCTTTTCCCTAGTGTGTCCGGGCTTCTATCTTCAGAAGTTCTTCATGGAATTGAAGCACGTGCCAATGAGGAAGGGTACAGTGTGATCGTGTGTAATACAGCTGCAGATCACGAAAAAACGTTGAAATATATTCAGTTATTAAGTGAGAAGCGGGTGGATGGGCTTGTATTTGTGAGTGAAGAGGTCAAGGAGGAGTATTATAAGGCATTTCAACGAATGGGCGTCCCAGTGGTGCTCGTGTTGACGCAGTCTTACAAATATCCATTGCCCTATGTTAAGGTGGATGACTCTCATGCCGCTTATACGGCTACAAATTATCTTATTGAATCGGGTCATGAGCGAATAGGGATGCTTTCAGGCAACCCGAATGATCTCCTAGCTGGAAGGTCGAGAATTGAAGGGTTTAAGCGGGCACTTTTAGAGGCGGGGCTCAGTTATTCCGAATCATTAGTTGAAAATCACATAAGCTTTACTTATGAAGATGGAATCAACAGCTTGCCCCGGCTTTTAGAAAGTCATCCTGATATTACGGGTATTTTTGCTGCCAGTGATGAAATCGCCATAGGAGCGATTGCCGCTGCCTACAAATTAGGTGTCCGTATTCCGGAAGATGTATCAATTATCGGATATGACAACTTAAAACTATCGGAGATGTCAATTCCTCCGCTCACGACGATTGCTCAACCATTCCAGCGAATGGGAGAAAAAGCGATCGAAATGGTTCTTACGATAAAGAATAATAAACAAGCAGAATCTAGCGTTATGCCTCATCATTTAGTGGAGAGAGAATCTGTGAAAAGAATAAAATAA
- a CDS encoding alpha-glucosidase, with amino-acid sequence MPEQWWKESVVYQIYPRSFNDKNGDGIGDIPGITEKLDYLVKLGVDVIWLSPVYDSPNDDNGYDIRNYKAIMDEFGSMEDFDRLLEEAHHKGLKIVMDLVVNHTSDEHPWFVESKSSKDSPKRGYYIWKEGQNGQPPTNWEAAFSGSTWEYDESSDEYYLHIFSKKQPDLNWENEEVRTEVYDMMSWWLDKGIDGFRMDVVNFISKDPSFPDGEVQEGKAYGDGSPYFMNGPRIHEFLHEMNKEVLSKYDIMTVGEMPGVTPEEGKLYTAEDRNELNMVFHFEHMGVDGGGPLGKWSLNDWKLTDLKKILSKWQYELEEQGWNSLYWNNHDQPRVVSRFGDDREYRKKSAKMLGTCLHLMKGTPYIYQGEELGMTNVAFDTIEDYEDLESLNMYEERVNQYGDNIKDVMERIHYKGRDNARTPMQWSAEEHGGFTTGTPWLRVNPNYKTINAEEALDDPNSIFHYYQKLIQLRKSKDVVVHGKFDLLLENSEDIFAYTRTYEGEVLLVLCNFTNKEQEADLSEFHEKSGEIVLTNREGKILTHPDLSKVTLEPYEATVITTEK; translated from the coding sequence ATGCCAGAACAATGGTGGAAAGAAAGTGTAGTTTATCAAATTTATCCGCGCAGTTTTAATGATAAGAATGGAGATGGAATTGGAGATATTCCAGGGATCACGGAAAAACTGGATTACTTAGTGAAGTTAGGGGTGGATGTCATTTGGCTTTCTCCTGTCTATGACTCTCCTAATGATGATAACGGCTATGACATCCGTAATTACAAAGCCATTATGGATGAATTCGGAAGCATGGAAGACTTTGATCGCTTACTGGAAGAAGCCCATCACAAAGGATTGAAAATTGTCATGGACCTTGTGGTTAATCATACCTCTGACGAGCACCCGTGGTTTGTTGAATCAAAGTCATCGAAAGACAGTCCAAAAAGGGGTTACTACATATGGAAAGAAGGTCAAAACGGCCAACCCCCTACGAATTGGGAAGCGGCTTTCAGTGGTTCTACATGGGAATATGATGAATCGTCAGATGAATATTATCTACATATTTTTTCGAAGAAGCAGCCTGATTTGAATTGGGAAAATGAAGAAGTCCGTACAGAAGTTTACGACATGATGTCCTGGTGGCTGGATAAAGGCATTGATGGATTTCGTATGGATGTCGTGAATTTTATTTCCAAGGACCCCAGTTTTCCAGATGGGGAAGTCCAGGAAGGAAAAGCGTATGGGGATGGAAGTCCTTATTTTATGAACGGCCCTCGTATTCACGAGTTCTTACATGAAATGAATAAGGAAGTTCTTTCCAAATATGACATTATGACGGTTGGCGAAATGCCGGGAGTGACACCTGAAGAAGGCAAACTTTATACAGCGGAAGATCGAAATGAGTTGAATATGGTGTTCCACTTTGAGCACATGGGTGTCGATGGAGGAGGCCCCCTTGGAAAATGGTCGCTGAATGACTGGAAACTTACTGACTTGAAAAAAATCTTGTCCAAATGGCAGTACGAATTAGAAGAACAGGGATGGAACAGTTTGTATTGGAACAACCATGATCAGCCAAGAGTGGTATCGCGATTTGGGGATGATCGGGAGTATCGTAAGAAGTCGGCAAAGATGCTCGGAACATGTCTTCATCTAATGAAAGGGACTCCATACATCTATCAGGGAGAAGAGCTAGGCATGACGAATGTCGCCTTCGATACGATAGAGGATTATGAAGACCTTGAATCATTGAACATGTACGAGGAGCGGGTGAATCAATACGGAGATAACATCAAGGATGTCATGGAACGAATCCATTATAAAGGCCGGGACAACGCAAGGACGCCTATGCAATGGTCAGCAGAGGAACATGGAGGCTTTACGACAGGGACACCTTGGCTCCGTGTCAATCCTAACTATAAAACGATCAACGCAGAAGAGGCCTTAGACGATCCAAATTCCATTTTCCATTACTATCAAAAATTAATCCAGCTCCGTAAATCGAAAGATGTTGTCGTTCATGGGAAATTTGACTTGCTGCTTGAAAATAGTGAAGACATATTTGCCTATACCCGGACCTATGAGGGAGAAGTATTGCTTGTTCTTTGTAATTTCACGAATAAAGAGCAGGAAGCGGATCTTAGCGAATTTCATGAAAAAAGTGGTGAAATCGTTCTGACCAACCGAGAAGGAAAGATCCTCACCCACCCAGACCTTTCTAAAGTCACGCTTGAGCCATATGAGGCTACGGTTATCACTACTGAGAAATAG
- a CDS encoding ABC transporter substrate-binding protein encodes MRRVIQIVASCLLGAFLLSGCGESTSSNGEVNLELFSNKPENINTYNKLIEKFEQLHPDINVELYAPPSAETVLRTRLVKEDMPDILSIAGSALYGELADAGILKDYSGTKMIENVQPSYVDMIDQLVPGNNEGTYGIPYATNANAVIYNKKLMDELGLEVPNTWDEFIAALEKAEQEGVTPIYFTLKDAWTGMIPWNAVAGVLQPDHFAEKKNSGEASFQKDYQEVTGKMLQLLEYGLNDNLQYGYNDGNNAFANGEALFYLQGNWAIPELKKVNPDVKLGTFAMPVTNDPEKNKLVSGVDVMLTALKDSEHPDEARQFIEFMVQEENAEQYIEEQYAFSALKGVKQEDEILSGLQEKIANDEITSFPDHYYPSGIQAPNLIQSFFIEKNTEAFLKKMDREWEKVQKR; translated from the coding sequence ATGAGACGAGTCATTCAAATCGTTGCAAGCTGTCTTTTGGGTGCGTTCCTACTCTCGGGATGTGGAGAAAGTACATCTTCAAATGGAGAAGTGAACCTTGAACTGTTTTCCAATAAACCAGAAAACATCAACACCTATAACAAGCTTATAGAAAAGTTTGAGCAACTTCACCCGGACATTAATGTAGAACTTTATGCGCCGCCGTCTGCGGAGACCGTTCTCCGTACAAGGCTTGTGAAAGAGGATATGCCTGATATCCTCTCTATCGCAGGGAGTGCACTTTATGGTGAACTGGCAGATGCCGGGATATTGAAAGATTACTCAGGAACAAAAATGATTGAAAATGTTCAACCAAGTTATGTTGATATGATTGATCAGCTTGTTCCTGGAAATAACGAGGGGACATACGGCATTCCATATGCTACAAACGCTAACGCTGTCATCTATAACAAGAAGCTGATGGATGAGCTGGGGCTAGAGGTTCCAAATACGTGGGATGAATTTATAGCAGCATTAGAAAAGGCTGAACAGGAAGGTGTTACCCCGATTTACTTTACGTTGAAGGATGCGTGGACAGGCATGATTCCTTGGAATGCCGTGGCGGGCGTTTTACAGCCAGATCATTTTGCGGAAAAAAAGAACAGCGGGGAAGCAAGTTTCCAGAAAGACTACCAAGAAGTGACGGGCAAAATGCTACAGCTATTAGAATACGGTTTAAATGACAATCTCCAATACGGGTATAACGATGGAAACAATGCATTTGCAAACGGAGAGGCGCTCTTTTATTTACAAGGGAACTGGGCCATTCCGGAGCTGAAAAAAGTGAATCCTGATGTCAAACTCGGTACCTTTGCCATGCCAGTTACCAACGACCCTGAGAAGAATAAGCTTGTCTCAGGTGTAGACGTCATGTTGACAGCCTTGAAGGATAGTGAACATCCGGACGAGGCGAGGCAGTTTATTGAGTTTATGGTCCAAGAAGAAAATGCAGAGCAATACATTGAAGAACAGTACGCCTTCTCTGCTCTTAAAGGTGTGAAACAAGAGGATGAAATTCTTAGTGGCCTTCAAGAAAAGATCGCGAATGATGAGATTACTAGTTTCCCAGATCACTATTATCCTAGCGGCATACAGGCCCCGAATTTGATTCAATCCTTCTTCATTGAAAAGAATACAGAAGCCTTTTTGAAGAAAATGGACCGTGAGTGGGAGAAAGTCCAAAAACGTTAA
- the groES gene encoding co-chaperone GroES has protein sequence MLKPLGDRIIVELVEGEETTASGIVLPDSAKEKPQEGKIVAVGTGRVTDNGEKVALEVTEGDTVIYSKYAGTEVKYQGKEYLILRESDVLAIVG, from the coding sequence TTGTTAAAGCCGTTAGGTGATCGTATTATCGTTGAGCTTGTAGAAGGCGAAGAAACAACTGCGAGCGGAATCGTACTTCCAGACTCAGCAAAGGAAAAGCCGCAAGAAGGTAAAATCGTTGCAGTAGGTACAGGCCGAGTAACAGATAATGGAGAAAAGGTTGCTCTTGAAGTAACTGAAGGAGACACTGTTATCTATTCCAAGTACGCTGGTACTGAAGTGAAATATCAAGGTAAAGAATACTTAATCTTACGTGAATCTGACGTATTGGCTATTGTTGGGTAA
- the groL gene encoding chaperonin GroEL (60 kDa chaperone family; promotes refolding of misfolded polypeptides especially under stressful conditions; forms two stacked rings of heptamers to form a barrel-shaped 14mer; ends can be capped by GroES; misfolded proteins enter the barrel where they are refolded when GroES binds), giving the protein MAKDIKFSENARRSMLSGVDALADAVKVTLGPKGRNVVLEKKFGSPLITNDGVTIAKEIELEDAFENMGAKLVSEVASKTNDVAGDGTTTATVLAQAMIREGLKNVTSGANPMVIRKGIEKATAAAVEELKKISKPIEGRESIAQVAAISSSDNEVGQLIAEAMERVGNDGVITIEESKGFATELEVVEGMQFDRGYASPYMVSDSDKMEAVLENPYILVTDKKIGNIQEVLPVLEQVVQQGKPILIIAEDVEGEALATLVVNKLRGTFNAVAVKAPGFGDRRKAMLEDIGILTGAEVITEDLGLDLKSANIGQLGTASKVVVTKENTTIVEGAGDSEKIASRVNTIRAQMEETTSEFDKEKLQERLAKLAGGVAVIKVGAATETELKERKLRIEDALNSTRAAVEEGIVSGGGTALVNVLKAVQAIETAGDEKTGVKIVLRALEEPIRQIAHNAGLEGSVVVERLKGEDLGIGFNALTGEWVNMIDAGIVDPTKVTRSALQNAASVSAMLLTTEAVIADKPEENNGGGGMPDMGGMGGMGGMGGMM; this is encoded by the coding sequence ATGGCTAAAGATATCAAGTTTAGTGAAAACGCGCGTCGCTCTATGCTTAGTGGTGTAGATGCTCTTGCTGATGCAGTAAAAGTAACTCTTGGACCAAAAGGACGTAACGTGGTTCTCGAGAAGAAATTCGGTTCTCCACTTATTACAAATGACGGTGTAACCATCGCAAAAGAAATCGAACTTGAAGATGCATTCGAAAACATGGGTGCAAAATTGGTTTCAGAAGTTGCAAGCAAGACAAACGACGTGGCTGGTGACGGTACCACTACAGCAACAGTCCTAGCACAAGCAATGATTCGTGAAGGATTGAAGAACGTAACGTCTGGTGCAAACCCGATGGTCATCCGTAAAGGAATCGAAAAAGCGACTGCAGCTGCAGTTGAAGAACTTAAGAAAATTTCTAAGCCAATCGAAGGCCGCGAGTCCATCGCACAAGTAGCTGCAATTTCTTCTAGTGACAATGAAGTCGGACAATTGATTGCTGAAGCGATGGAGCGCGTTGGAAACGACGGTGTCATCACAATCGAAGAATCTAAAGGATTCGCTACTGAACTAGAAGTGGTAGAAGGTATGCAATTCGACCGTGGATATGCTTCTCCATACATGGTGTCAGACTCTGACAAAATGGAAGCAGTACTCGAGAATCCATACATCCTTGTAACTGACAAGAAAATTGGAAACATCCAAGAAGTACTTCCTGTTCTTGAGCAAGTTGTTCAACAAGGTAAGCCGATCTTGATCATCGCTGAAGATGTTGAAGGCGAAGCACTTGCAACACTTGTAGTGAACAAACTTCGCGGTACATTCAATGCAGTAGCTGTCAAAGCTCCTGGATTCGGTGACCGTCGTAAAGCGATGCTAGAAGACATTGGTATCTTGACTGGTGCAGAAGTGATCACGGAAGATCTAGGTCTAGACCTTAAATCTGCAAACATCGGTCAACTTGGTACAGCGTCTAAAGTTGTGGTTACAAAAGAAAACACAACAATCGTTGAAGGTGCTGGAGATTCTGAAAAGATCGCTAGCCGCGTGAACACAATCCGCGCGCAAATGGAAGAAACAACTTCTGAATTCGATAAGGAAAAATTACAAGAGCGTCTTGCTAAGCTTGCAGGTGGAGTAGCAGTCATCAAAGTCGGTGCTGCAACTGAAACTGAATTGAAAGAACGCAAGCTCCGTATCGAAGACGCATTGAACTCAACTCGCGCAGCAGTTGAAGAAGGTATCGTATCTGGTGGTGGAACTGCACTTGTTAATGTTTTGAAGGCTGTTCAAGCAATTGAAACAGCTGGAGATGAAAAAACTGGTGTGAAGATCGTTCTACGTGCCCTTGAAGAACCAATCCGTCAAATCGCACACAACGCTGGTCTTGAAGGATCCGTTGTTGTTGAACGCTTGAAAGGTGAAGACCTTGGAATCGGCTTCAACGCATTGACTGGCGAATGGGTCAACATGATCGACGCTGGTATCGTAGACCCTACAAAAGTTACTCGTTCTGCACTTCAAAACGCTGCATCCGTATCAGCAATGCTTCTTACAACAGAAGCAGTCATCGCTGACAAGCCGGAAGAAAACAACGGCGGCGGTGGAATGCCTGACATGGGCGGCATGGGCGGAATGGGTGGAATGGGCGGCATGATGTAA
- a CDS encoding CPBP family intramembrane glutamic endopeptidase, with translation MNKRYAWILIIYILMLLSGIVGGQLLLSFDVPREKIPGLWNVISFSIGLIIILIMLIPDIKNPMYRDERATIPQTIGWALLGIPMVFFAQIIAATIEMQVFGVEPGSKNTEMIVDLTLSVPLLILVVSVIGPILEEIVFRKVIFGTIYNRTNFIIAASISSLIFAVVHRDFTHLLVYAALGFTFSFLYVKTKRLIVPIVAHVAVNTSVMLVQVVFRDEIQELEKQLQSTQLIIGGLL, from the coding sequence TTGAACAAACGATACGCTTGGATACTAATCATATATATATTGATGCTGCTTTCTGGAATCGTCGGGGGTCAGCTTTTACTCTCATTTGATGTTCCAAGAGAAAAAATTCCCGGACTGTGGAACGTGATCAGCTTTTCCATCGGTCTCATTATCATCCTGATCATGTTAATACCGGATATCAAAAACCCGATGTACCGGGATGAACGGGCAACAATCCCGCAGACGATCGGCTGGGCCTTACTCGGTATCCCGATGGTTTTCTTTGCGCAAATCATCGCTGCCACGATTGAAATGCAGGTTTTCGGAGTGGAGCCAGGATCGAAAAACACGGAAATGATCGTCGACTTAACATTATCGGTTCCATTATTGATCCTTGTGGTTTCAGTCATCGGGCCGATCCTTGAAGAAATCGTGTTTCGTAAAGTCATTTTTGGCACAATCTATAACCGAACTAATTTCATTATAGCTGCTTCAATCAGCTCTCTTATATTCGCTGTCGTCCATAGGGACTTCACCCATCTTCTCGTGTATGCTGCGCTCGGTTTCACCTTCAGCTTTTTATATGTGAAAACGAAGCGCTTGATCGTACCGATTGTGGCCCATGTTGCCGTCAATACCTCGGTCATGCTTGTACAAGTGGTCTTCCGGGACGAAATACAAGAGCTTGAAAAACAACTACAGAGCACTCAACTTATCATTGGAGGCTTACTATGA
- a CDS encoding carbohydrate ABC transporter permease, with amino-acid sequence MVKGKKNWLLTFLLILGTVLVLLPLYLTITIALKTPEEMSESLLSLPNEWRFQNFADAVEVTNFFSALFNSTLVTVFVVLFTLLSNSLVAYAIARNMHKRFYKFLFYYFVSAMFVPFPIIMLPIVKQTAIWNIDNPIGLILLYVVYGLAFNVFIYVGYIKSIPKELEEAAIMDGASTWRVFWKVIFPLLTPMNATVGILTCLWAWNDFMLPLVILSDPDFATIPLVQYIFQTEFSTNYNLAFASYLMALAPMILVYVIAQKWIISGVMKGSIK; translated from the coding sequence GTGGTAAAAGGAAAGAAAAATTGGCTCCTCACTTTTCTCTTGATCTTAGGGACTGTGCTTGTCTTACTTCCCCTGTACTTGACCATTACAATTGCGTTGAAAACGCCCGAGGAAATGTCCGAATCCCTTCTCTCATTACCCAATGAATGGCGCTTTCAGAATTTTGCCGATGCCGTCGAGGTCACGAATTTCTTCAGTGCCCTGTTTAACAGTACGTTAGTAACTGTATTCGTTGTCCTCTTTACCCTTCTATCCAATTCACTTGTCGCCTATGCGATTGCGCGTAATATGCACAAACGGTTCTACAAATTCCTTTTCTATTATTTTGTCAGTGCCATGTTTGTACCATTTCCAATCATTATGCTTCCGATTGTGAAGCAGACAGCGATCTGGAATATCGATAATCCTATTGGATTGATTCTTTTGTATGTGGTATATGGTCTTGCTTTTAACGTATTCATCTACGTTGGTTACATCAAATCGATTCCGAAAGAGTTGGAAGAAGCGGCGATTATGGATGGTGCAAGTACATGGAGGGTATTCTGGAAGGTCATTTTTCCACTGTTGACACCAATGAATGCTACCGTCGGGATTCTTACATGTCTGTGGGCGTGGAATGATTTTATGTTGCCGCTTGTCATTTTAAGTGATCCGGACTTTGCTACTATACCGCTAGTTCAATATATTTTTCAGACGGAGTTTAGTACCAACTATAATTTGGCCTTTGCCTCTTATTTAATGGCGTTAGCGCCTATGATTTTAGTCTATGTCATTGCTCAGAAATGGATTATTAGCGGAGTGATGAAAGGGTCCATCAAGTAA
- a CDS encoding carbohydrate ABC transporter permease: MRNRQRAFLLMAMPAVIIFFIFHTYPVLQGIFYSFTNWRGYGEWGFVGLSNYLNVFQDGRALSSYWFTFKFAIISTILVNIFSLAVALGLNAKIKFQKTLRAIYFLPNILSILIIGFIFNFIFTHFLPEIMGVLGLDSWAKNILGDPDTAWIGIVIMTVWQATAFNTILYLAGLQTIQEDVYEAAEIDGANAWKKFLKITFPLIAPFFTINMVLAMKNFLMAFDQIIALTNGGPGQATESISLLIYKGGFEGGEFAYQSANAVIYFIIIVVVSIFQIRVLQKREVEM, from the coding sequence ATGAGAAATCGGCAGCGTGCTTTTTTACTGATGGCGATGCCAGCCGTAATCATATTTTTTATTTTCCATACCTATCCCGTTCTTCAAGGAATCTTTTATAGCTTTACAAATTGGAGAGGCTACGGAGAATGGGGTTTTGTCGGGCTTAGCAACTACTTGAACGTCTTTCAAGATGGTCGAGCGTTAAGCTCCTATTGGTTTACATTTAAATTTGCAATCATCTCTACCATTTTAGTCAATATTTTCAGTTTAGCTGTGGCACTTGGTTTAAATGCGAAAATCAAGTTCCAAAAAACACTTCGGGCCATTTATTTTTTGCCAAATATCTTAAGTATCCTCATCATCGGGTTTATCTTCAACTTTATTTTTACACACTTCCTGCCAGAAATTATGGGGGTGCTTGGATTAGATTCATGGGCTAAAAATATTCTTGGCGACCCAGATACAGCTTGGATCGGGATTGTCATAATGACGGTTTGGCAGGCGACAGCCTTCAATACCATCTTGTATCTAGCTGGTTTGCAAACAATTCAGGAAGATGTGTATGAAGCGGCAGAAATAGACGGGGCAAATGCTTGGAAGAAGTTTTTGAAAATTACCTTCCCATTAATTGCGCCATTTTTCACAATCAATATGGTGTTAGCGATGAAAAACTTTCTGATGGCTTTTGATCAGATTATTGCTCTTACCAACGGCGGGCCGGGGCAGGCCACCGAGTCGATCTCTCTCTTAATCTATAAAGGTGGATTCGAAGGCGGGGAGTTTGCCTATCAATCTGCGAATGCCGTCATTTACTTTATCATCATTGTCGTGGTTTCAATCTTTCAAATTCGTGTGCTTCAGAAACGGGAGGTGGAGATGTAG
- a CDS encoding YdiK family protein, whose translation MRFSPTFWIFAYFILGVIFTYLAIFYAGEYGVWSFWPLINMALAAYDFFNAYRMIELRRKINKMKKK comes from the coding sequence ATGAGATTTTCACCAACATTTTGGATCTTCGCCTATTTCATCTTAGGCGTGATCTTTACGTATTTAGCGATTTTCTATGCAGGAGAGTACGGGGTGTGGTCGTTCTGGCCTCTTATCAACATGGCCCTCGCAGCATACGACTTCTTCAATGCATACCGGATGATCGAATTACGGAGAAAGATAAATAAAATGAAGAAGAAATAA